Within Spinacia oleracea cultivar Varoflay chromosome 4, BTI_SOV_V1, whole genome shotgun sequence, the genomic segment GAACAACTATACGTTCTGAAATTAAAACTCAATTTCAAGGTTAAAGGATGCAATGTATTTGATGCAGGCTCAAGAAAAGCCGGTGTTGGATTCCTTGCTGACTGCTCTCAAGTttgaatttttatataattaggCTCAAGAAAAGCAGGTGTTGGATTCCTTGCTGACTGCTCTCAAGTttgaatttttatataattaggCATCAGAAAATTGATTTGGATTTTTTGTATTGAACTGGGGTTGTgttgttttcattgatttgTATACAATGATGATGGTATATATTACTATAATGTAGAAATCATTGATGGTATTACTATAATGTAGAAATCATTATCATTGATGGTATTATTATAATGTAGCAGGTGCAGCTAAACAAGCAGATTCATGAATCAATATCTTGTCTTTTGCGACGGGTTAGGCTGTCATAGTTGTTAGttggcttttgcgacgggaggTTAGCCCGTCGTGTTTCAAtaagcttttgcgacggggtcaTGACGGGATAGTCAATTACGACGGCCCCCTTTCATGACGGGCTTGTGACGGGTAATCCCATCATAATaggtcttttatgacgggtcaaCGACGGGATTGCCCGTCATAAATAGATccttttcttgtagtgtatgctcctaaattttatacggagtatgttaTTTCGTGGTGGAAAGATCAATAAGATAAATTTATATTTCctcctaaaaaaaattgttactaTATTGAGAGGTTTATCATAAATTTGTTCCTTGGTAACAAATAccaaataatacggagtactgcGTATTTGTGATGGTGTAGACAACAATTAATTTCCTCGTgtaaccaattgaggttggcatgaccATTTGCGTTGTTAAGGACtattgctccttaaccaaggtcttgGGTTTAAGCCATAGGTATGGAAAAAAAACCTCAACTGGGAGAGATGTtgtccatcgaggtacccatgcaaactcacGCCAAAGATTAGTGCGCTCGCCGAAACCGGTGGGAATTCCTCagctcgtagtagaaccaaaaaaaaaaattctcgtGTGATTGTCTAATAGATTATCACCCTCTAGACTTTACCTACTATTTTGAGAAAATATGCTCCAAAACTTTATATGTTATTTCGTGCTAAAAAGACAAATAAGATAAATTTATATTTCCTCCTACggagaataataaaaaaaagttgttaCTATATTAAAAGGTTAATCATAAATTTGTTCCCTGATAACAAATACCAAATTACTTTATAAGCAAAATATATTTTACTTTATACTTTATCAAGGCATCTACCTTGGTCAGTGGTCACATTACTTTATACAGGTGGAACAATGAGAATATGATATACAATTATCAAACGGTCTTGCATgtataaggtgtacaataaatttattgtacaccaatatAACTCTTACCCATATAtttataacttttacctatctttgtaatttttaatatgttttgactaacttttatattataaaataaaaagttgatagatcaacattttaaagggttaagtaattaattttatactattattaattttgaaaattattttttattaaattgaaattttttatctctaaataatagataacttttacatatataagtgtAATTATTAAGCATTTTGGGTTAACTTTTATTCGcgtttacaatatttattgtacatcacTTGTACATAAGAATCTGTGTACAATCTATAACTAATAAATATGAAAGATGTTGGGAGATATACCTTATCAATTCTAACATCAATAATTGATATTTACCTTACTAttgttttcataaaaatcaCAAATATAAGAAACAATACATATTTCTTAAAGTATGCATAATATTCATTTGACAAATTTGTTTTACGAAGGAAAaaaatatactacctccgtttcagaaaattctttacgctttggaaaatgtgtccaaagtataaaaactttgaccgtaaattctcaccattatatacatcaaaaggTTACATGtaaaatcttgttagattggtctcgggatgtattttcagaatatcaaatttttataattttttcacatacgaaattggatatattagtagttaaatattgcattggagtccgtgcaaatagtaactgtaaagatctttttgaaacggagttaGTATATTTTAGTACTCTTACATTAATAGCATAAAGAAGATTATTTAGGTAAACGTAGATTATGTTAAATGAATTTTGATTGATAAAATAGTTTTGTCAAATATATATAATCCTACTTACTGAATTAAAAATTTGTCAAAGATACTTTCCAAAGATAAATACCAATTATTAAATAAAGATGTCTTTTTTACGGTAAGATAAAATTTACatgtataaatgtttatattATCTTTAATCGTTTTCCTAATGTCGTGTCTTCTGTAGAGTATAGACTACCTTCCATTATTAAAATAGGTTACTTAAGGCATTTCCGTAAAGAATATGAGTATTTTCACATAAAAAATTAGACAATTTTCATTCTTTGTATTGATTAAATTCTTCATATTTTTAATTGGAAGTCATATGATCAGCTTGTGACAATTGTTGACCAGAGGACTAATTTTAAATAGTTAGTAGGATAACTTCCAATGTTGTTACATAGCTAAGAATAATATACATTGTTCctgtgttgtaaagatggaaacaatgggcttcgaatgaaggcccctttgtatgtgttgaagatcttgcttgtttgaatgagtggagtccgaattcacctgcacaagagcaaagtcactagcctcgggggtgtttccgaggaaagcccctccgatgcctaagtaagaatgatgctcggattctagagagaagttctctagaagagtagtcttaaggcggtaaattggacgtaccttgaggtgtgagccttggcggcctatttatagtgtttgcataataaatgcccataggtcatttattactattgggccttgggccttaatggatggctgaatagccactgGTGGGTtcgatgttgttgtttagagccattgggctttggacttaatggcccaattgagagtcaattgggagcccaaacaacatgcccccagacccggtccatttagaattaaatgggtgggtttccagctgtcagaagtccgaaagttccctctcttttttgaaaagggatgatttgcattgatgacaagtgttgggaattGTACTGTGtcatggagatcgtgggtttgaggaagttgatgcgccctttctcttttctataaatactgggtgctttgctccttttgaactttttactccttatttcaaacccattctctctctaaattccggcgatcgcagtgcaatttgcttcttcagatctacgaaattcggccaactttagacttcgggaacttgtgttgttcgctttatcggcgaattccgcttcggaaaaaggtaatttgtttctgagttctccttttttcttcgttcttccttctacctctcaatctaaaccctagatcgagatttcgcgaccatggcaaagaataggggcaaaagcAAGTTCGTTGTTGGCTCCTCGAGTGAGAgagagaacgtgccttcggggagGTTACCGAAATCTTCGAGGGGTCGACCTTCGGAGAGGCCGTTGGAGAAGAGTTcgattggttgggatgcttccgaaGATGAACGCGCAACCTCTGGTGAGAGAGCTGGCTTTTCGGGTGCTCGTCGTCGTTACtccgagtttccagttcattggacggaagctgatccgaagggcaagtatgcctcaattttgcatgagaccacgcagatcgacggtccgttggagaagtcggtcagcggtgactggttggtggaagcgaagttagggaattatcatcggaaggccgaggagctatacggaattcagcatgccttggggtactggtgcgagcttcctgagcaagagcgtcctcgggtgactcatccaccgagggggttcatttccgtgtatactcaccatttggagaatggtctccgctttcctctggatccgttcgtatccgagcttttggtgtcgtacaacattagtttggcccagctcacacccaaatctatgaggcacataatcggatttagatgggtgtgtgacTTCGTCAATTTCCCCTGCTCTGTCGCTGTTTTTCGGGATCTTCACGATCTGGTtctcaaccatgcttccaagggtgatgggtatggttggtggaccattgtcaacaagaagtcccgaaagaggggggatccgaactacatcacggcgtacccctaccttagctctgaccacaattggaaaacggagtggttgctcgtccgtgtgccgacggatccgaagcatcccaacttttatcgtcctccgaagtggttcgtggctcctgatcctgatatgagggGTGTGGCAGCTCCAGATCGGAACCATCGCCACTATGTGGacctcctccagtggttcttggctcaagaggataaccatcgactgccgtctagctggcttccgaatctcaattacattttgagggaggacattcttgctgttgccggtctcagcaggatctttgacaggggtaggtgtctttcggctgagaccgtttttcagtgagtttgtcctctTTCCTGCTTCGTTTTGCTGAcatgttttgtgctttgtttttgcagagtacggctttagccgcattgatcctaagaagttgggcatttctttggatttgaagactattcacgacccggctcccgagtacaagttcggaaaagataaccctcgtaatcctcgtctgaaggattacgtgttgtctccttcgggggttgctcggatatccgaagttcgagctgatccgtgggattccgcCTCCTCTGTTGAAGCTGTTCCTGTGAAGGTTGTGCTTCCTGAGTTGAAGACAACTTCGGACCCGGTGAGTGTTCATTTATAGGCTCGATTTTCTGTTTGTCTTTTTCTTttcggttggccgtcggctaacgtcttggtcctggaccatctttttagggtcctgggactgacgctgtgccgcgtgccgttccttcggtttcatctccggctcggatagatatctctttatctaggaaccgggtatttcccgcttttttctctatttcttcctttttcttcttttatattcgttgacccttggtctcccctttttaggatcaacgcaaaaggaagggtagcactcttttgaggccttccacgcatccgaagaaagcgaaggcttctcagccctcggagaaggtatttgttctgacttggagtTTTTGTAGTTTGTTTCTCCCTTTTTCTGAAACTAATCTTTGAACGCTTGCTATGTAGGAAGCGGTTTCGGAAGTTATGCCTCCTCCTAAgaatcttcttcacttcatgcccttgccggggcagaagttaaagagtgtggtggttgctgaaccgccgcccgtggatcagccgctgatcgaggaagatatcatccCCTCTCCCCTGAAACCATCTGCTGCTTCGGGGATCgaaatccaggatatcaccgaggtgatggaggcgattgaagccgattTTGTTCCTGGTTTGGTTGTCCCTGAGGTAGCTGAGGAGAAGGAGTCTGCTGATCTTCCCTTCGAGAGAGAGAAGAGTCCAGACAAGGAGATGATAGATCTCTCGGGCCCCGAAGCTGCGGTCCCCGAGGCTCAGAAGGAGGTTCCCTCTGCTggagaggaggagcagcccgagcaaggtttgacgaggaagaggcgccactcaactttgggctctacttctacctcggccctggataggctgatccatgctgatccctgttcggatgttccgctaaaacggatccccgaagaagtaagggaggcgatggctcgatatgctagggctccgattttgggagaggaccccttggcccacgtgggatccttggtgggccccgaggctgctcgggagaatctgcttcgtgctaacccgcagtggagggttcctggggccgaagagaggaatccggctatgatggcccagtactatctgaacgaggtaatttgctagatttttctctttgagttgtgtttttgttttatgtttttcctattttgctcatctttctctcgttcccaggctgttttctggtcttcgttcgcttccgagtgtagctcggttgaggagaaacaactgaggaaatatcgtgaggcttatgctcgtgatattcccattttggaccagaaggctgggcaactcCTCTCCGAGCTTACGGAACTCAAGCAGCTGTACCTTCATTATACTCGCGAGGCTAGAGAGTCTGCTGAGAAGATCGGGACCGAGGTTGGCCAGCTCATCTTCCgagttgaagaggatgctgagaagatcgcttcctttgctgaggaaaagaaggatatggccgctaagttcgctagcgaacttgaGGAAAAAGATAGACTCTTCCAGGAGATGAAGTCTAAATTTGAAGCGGCCGACAAGGAGCATAAAGAGGCGGAGTTAAGGCTCCACCATTTTGTCCAGCATCGGGAGCTGATCCAGCAGCAAGCTGATAAGGTGCCTGTCCTTCGGCTGAagcttcgggaaaaggatgactATATTCGGAAGCTGGAGCAGGAGCGAGTcaacctctacactgctgatcagtgtagagagcagtactggaacggcatcctgggtgctcggcgcatgtttgcgaagcacatgcctcacttcccttggaacgagaaagttcccctatggatgcaggccgaggaccacttggtggaatgccaagctgatcgagatgaagctgaagctgaacgccaagctgctcttgcagaggctcgggcccagaaggccaCTTCCGAgggtgatactactgctgggggttcttcgaaggatgctcccttGGGGGCCGCTCCTGAGACTCCTAAGAGTTAGGgactcgggcagtcgtcttcttcagagtcggtcggttccagttgaggacttccgaatatgtgcttgcttttcccccttttgcctcggcgctgcgttgtactcgtttctttttgctttcttagtacttcggtaggccggtattgtctgttgatggctgccgattttaactgtttcattttgttttcaatttttgaggttttcaatgtatttgtacttcccccaaatattgaataaaaaatgaatgtttgttacttggctgcttcttttcaacttgttctttcgcaattttaggtctttaaatccgtagatttctcgagctcctctttctgtagacttgctaaaaaccttttgatcttgcgagctctttaaatccgtagatcggttaagagactttttaacttttgcgagttcttcaaatccgtagatctgctaagagactctttgactttgtgagttcttcaaatccgtagatctgctaagagactctttagttttgcgagttcttcaaatccgtagatctgctaagagactctttagttttgcgagttcttcaaatccgtagatctgctaagagactctttagttttgcgagttcttcaaatccgtagatctgctaagagactctttagttttgcgagttcttcaaatccgtagatctgctaagagactctttagtttccagactcttcaaatccgtcgatctgctcagaggtttggattgttcttccgatctcttgtggttcggaaacctgggcaagagatcgctagtctgcctctttagttatgccttcggcgatccgtggatctgagccggagttttataacttgattcgagcgactgtttgttgcgaacaaattttattagggtaccgcgaatccgaggattctggacgattccctgaagtgtatgatttggtcatttcttgcattttatcaaggaatgggcaaagtcaacctgtttttagtctcggattgatcagatccgaggctgcatatatatataaagggacaataattatagagataagtttaatgaaacacatggtgccaatggctttcctcttctcattaaacaacttacttggtttacagacagagatcatacaaaatatttcttgagaacatcggtattccaatggttcttcagaattgttccatctaactgtttcagcatatacgtgcctggccttttttcggaatggatgatgtatggtccttcccaagtggctgagagtttgccatggatccgtcctttctgaaccgaggcggcgtttctgagtactagatcaccgacttttaggggtctggcgttgactcttcggttgtaatgcttgttgaccctctgcaaataggctgcgttgagtgtccttgcatcgttccgagcttcgtccagtagatcgagagcttcggataggagttgattgttgctttctccttggagcccatcatacctgttgtatgcctggatcctcaggctttctgttccgatttccacaggaattacagcttcggatccgtatacaaggtggaacggtgtttgcccggtagcttctttctcagtggtccgaagggaccatagcgttccgggtagctcttctaaccatttgtttttgtcatcttcgactcttttcttgagtgcattgaggatgagtttgttagcagcttcggcttgcccgttgctttgtgggtgacagactgccgagtacgctaggtgtatgccgaactgtttgcaccacttttgcaacggggtgttgtcgaactgtttcccgtggtcgaagaccatcagtcttggtatgccgaaccttgtgatgatgttctgccatatgaacttgcggacctgaggttcggtgatggaggagacagcttcggcttcgatccatttgctaaaatagtcgactcctacaatcaaccacttcttctggttcgtcgctgaggggaaaggaccaatgatgtctaacccccactgtgcgaatggtaatgGATACAgcgttgattgtagggtttgagctggttgatggatggctgttgcgaacttttggcatttctcgcatttccttgccatctgctttgcctcggaaaccatagtgggccaccagtacccagcccgaagggctttatgtgctaatgtcctacctccaatgtggtttccgcatatcccgaggtggatttcccttaggatgtagtcagcgtctgttggacccacacattttagcagcggagcagagaatgatttcctcatgagctctccttcggcgctgatgatgaaccatctgttgaatcttttcagttttctcgcttgcagcttatattcgggaagttctcccctttctttgtatgcaactactgcgtccatccagctaggttcggtacgtaagctgcatactgtggtgggtagcaagtcgatgcttctctcttggtgaacttccacgtggaccgacctgtttaggtcgatgagtgttgagcttgcgagttttgacagtgcgtctgcttgcgtgttctgtcctcggggaatgaggatgacttcaaaggatcttaactttgacgttaaggatttaatttttgctaaataggctgtcatgctgggccatttggcctcatactcccctcggatctggttggctacaagctgggaatcagttttgaggcgaacatgttcggcctccagggatagacaaagctctatccctgcgattgcggcctcgtattcggcctcgttgttggttgctttgaagccgaacttcaatgcatactctatgcttttccccgtcggggggatcagtacaactcctgcccctgagccgtttattgtggaagatccgtcagtgaagacctcccaagtgcttttcgtatcatccaacatttcctggtatgagcactcggccaagaagtctgccaatgcttgtgctttgattgctgtcctcggctgatatttgatgccgaactctgatagttcgaaggcccaggcagccaatcttcctgacctctctattttgtcgagtactttttcgagcggttggtcagttagcactgtgatctggtgggagtcgaagtatggcctcagttttcgtgcagctaccactactgcatatgcgactttctcgatgagtgggtaccgggtttcggcccctgtgagtgttcggctggtgaagtagattggctgttgcttcttttcttcttcccgaagaagcactgcgctgacggttccagggctaactgcgacatataggtacagggtttccccctcctttggtctggccagtgtcggcagttgagctaggtgggctctgagttgctgaaaagcttctttttgctcctgttcccatatcagttcgggatccactttcctcgggaccccttttttcttgactggttctgcttctcctccggggaggttctttggtttcagtgctttgaagaagggggctcccttgtccgaggcttttgatatgaaccttgttagtgcggctaacctgccggttagc encodes:
- the LOC130471324 gene encoding uncharacterized protein, which produces MPPPKNLLHFMPLPGQKLKSVVVAEPPPVDQPLIEEDIIPSPLKPSAASGIEIQDITEVMEAIEADFVPGLVVPEVAEEKESADLPFEREKSPDKEMIDLSGPEAAVPEAQKEVPSAGEEEQPEQGLTRKRRHSTLGSTSTSALDRLIHADPCSDVPLKRIPEEVREAMARYARAPILGEDPLAHVGSLVGPEAARENLLRANPQWRVPGAEERNPAMMAQYYLNEAVFWSSFASECSSVEEKQLRKYREAYARDIPILDQKAGQLLSELTELKQLYLHYTREARESAEKIGTEVGQLIFRVEEDAEKIASFAEEKKDMAAKFASELEEKDRLFQEMKSKFEAADKEHKEAELRLHHFVQHRELIQQQADKVPVLRLKLREKDDYIRKLEQERVNLYTADQLPTRDMLVAWKVTTMDECPFCNTKKETVAHLFFECHYSAAVWNVILHSLKFNRRAVSFDQELTWVLKATKRTGDRFKLLVMYFAECIYSIWFQKNEMVFNHRCRSPADIVSDIKFRVACRATAGQHRERNLIGPEQLYLLFHEQWANLLKKTFYQPNLPYINVMNSKSLRFFVTRIIIFAVLQKFA